In one window of Chanodichthys erythropterus isolate Z2021 chromosome 23, ASM2448905v1, whole genome shotgun sequence DNA:
- the eps8l1b gene encoding epidermal growth factor receptor kinase substrate 8-like protein 1 isoform X3 gives MDISGIPSPPYTQAPDPPSSIPPPPYPGIRSNGLANGQPDKSFLKAQMEVDVLNHCFDDIEAFIGKLQQSAEAQIILDQRSKKKKKSQKKSADEDLLTAKAKPPSENEFVDAFQKFKYSFSLLARLKSTISNPTSEELVHHVFKPLEMIVKATGGPGFAASVSSPAMTQGAVALLQTSLTAQENEIWVSLGPNWTQQRSAQRSPVAPYTLVFQDGWKPPGSDTAGWVDPVESEHKLDAELSKLTPSHASDHHNAPVQTTDEPDGGVKERLYCCSYDFVARNNSELSVLQGEKLEVIRDVIESSKRWWKCRNKFNEVGFVPFNILEPVTHIDNPMVHKTPKPPAAPPIFNALPSPSATTSDPSPARPRSMIVGTCPEDTEKVMQVNDELLHRLTSGKNLSPRLTIHRSADTSVPLDYNSPPAEVENWLRKKGFSEPTVQCLRVLNGAQLFSLNKEELRAVIPEEGARVYSQLTVQRAQIEDARRATELETVMEKQKMKVDLKLESGTL, from the exons ATGGATATTTCTGGAATTCCGAGCCCTCCGTACACACAAGCCCCGGATCCACCCTCATccatcccccctccaccctacCCTGggatcagat CTAACGGACTGGCAAACGGTCAACCTGATAAGTCATTCCTCAAGGCTCAGATGGAAGTA GACGTGCTTAATCATTGTTTTGATGATATCGAAGCGTTCATCGGAAAGCTGCAGCAGTCAGCAGAGGCTCAGATTATCCTCGACCAGAGAagcaaaaagaagaagaaaagtcaGAAGAAAAGTGCAGACG AGGATCTTCTCACAGCTAAAGCCAAACCACCCTCTGAGAATGAGTTTGTTGATGCTTTCCAGAAATTCAAATACAGCTTCAGCCTGCTG GCGCGGTTAAAATCTACCATCTCCAATCCGACCTCCGAGGAGCTCGTGCATCACGTCTTCAAACCGCTAGAAATG atcGTGAAGGCAACAGGAGGTCCTGGTTTTGCCGCGTCCGTGTCCAGTCCGGCTATGACACAAGGGGCCGTGGCTCTGCTCCAGACCAGCCTGACGGCACAGGAGAATGAAATATGGGTCTCTTTAGGGCCTAACTGGACACAACAAAG GTCTGCTCAGCGGAGCCCCGTGGCGCCGTACACACTCGTGTTTCAGGACGGCTGGAAGCCTCCGGGGTCAGACACCGCTGGATGGGTCGATCCTGTGGAGTCTGAACACAAACTGGACGCAGAGCTCTCAAAG CTGACACCGTCTCACGCTTCGGACCATCACAATGCTCCTGTTCAGACTACAGACGAACC GGACGGCGGTGTGAAAGAGCGCTTGTATTGCTGCAGTTATGATTTTGTTGCGCGGAACAACAGTGAGCTGTCTGTGCTTCAAGGAGAGAAGCTAGAGGTCATCAGAGAT GTGATTGAGTCATCTAAGCGATGGTGGAAGTGTcgtaataagtttaatgaagtGGGATTTGTGCCGTTTAACATCCTGGAGCCGGTCACACACATCGATAACCCTATGGTTCATAAAACTCCAAAG CCTCCCGCTGCTCCACCGATATTCAACGCTCTGCCCAGCCCGTCCGCCACGACCTCTGACCCCAGCCCCGCTCGGCCCCGCAGTATGATTGTCGGAACATGTCCTGAGGATACAGAGAAAG TGATGCAGGTGAATGACGAGTTACTGCACCGTCTGACCAGCGGGAAGAATCTGTCTCCTCGACTGACGATTCACCGTTCGGCAGACACGTCCGTGCCGCTGGATTACAACTCACCGCCGGCAGAGGTGGAAAACTGGCTGCGGAAGAAAGGCTTCAGTGAACC GACTGTACAGTGTCTGCGGGTTCTGAATGGAGCTCAGCTGTTCTCTCTGAATAAAGAAGAGCTGCGCGCTGTTATTCCTGAAGAGGGCGCTAGAGTCTACAGTCAGCTGACCGTACAGAGAGCCCAGATAGAG GACGCTCGCAGAGCCACAGAGCTGGAGACGGTGATGGAGAAGCAGAAGATGAAGGTGGATCTGAAACTGGAGAGTGGAACTTTGTGA